Part of the Crossiella cryophila genome, GCCCCAGGTGCTGGACGGGGTGTACCTGGACCTGGCGCCGATCGTGCTGGACGCGGGCGCGGACACCGAGGCGGCAGCGGAGGCGCTGTTCGCGCTGGCCGCCCAGCGCGGGGTGGCCGACACCGAACTCACCGGCAATCTGGGCGCCGACCCGCTCGGCCTGCGCGCCCGCACCGGCGCGGACACCGATGTGCCAGCCGCCGCGGCGCTGGCCGCCAGGGTCGCCGCGAAGTACCCGGGGCTGCGCGCGCTGACCGTGGACGCCACCGTCTTCCACGACGCGGGCGGCTCGGACGCGGAGGAGCTGGGCGCCTCGCTGGCCGTGGCCACCGCCTATCTGCGCGCGCTCACCGAGGCCGGGCTGGACATCGACGCCGCCTTCGGTCAGCTGGAGTTCCGCTACGCCGCCACCGCGGACCAGTTCCTGACCATCGCCAAGTTCCGCGCCGCCCGCAGGCTGTGGGCCAGGGTCGGCGAGGTCTGCCAGGCGAGCGAACCCGCGCAGCGGCAGCACGCGGTGACCTCCACCGCGATGATGACCGCCCGCGACCCGTGGGTGAACATGCTGCGCACCACGCTGGCCTGCTTCGGCGCCGGTGTCGGCGGCGCGGATTCCGTTACCGTGCAACCATTTGACGCCTGCCTCGGCCTGCCGGACGACTTCGCCCGGCGGATCGCCCGCAACACCCAGTCGCTGCTGGTGGAGGAGTCGCACGTGGCCAGGGTGATCGACCCGGCGGGCGGTTCCTGGTACGTGGAGCGGCTCACCGAGGACCTGGCCACCGCGGCCTGGGCCTTCTTCACCGAGATCGAGCGCGCCGGCGGGTTCGAGACCGCGCTGGCCGACGGGCTGATCGAGTCCCGGCTCACCGCCACCCAGGCCAAGCGCGCCAAGCGGATCGCGCACCGCAAGGACGCGATCACCGGCGTCAGCGAGTTCCCGAACCTGACCGAGAAGCTGCCGGTCCGGCAGCCGAACCCGGCCCCGCCCACCGGCGGCCTGCCCCGGGTGCGCTACGCCCAGGACTTCGAGGACCTGCGCACCGCGGCGGACAACGCGCCGCAGCGGCCCACGGTCTTCCTGGCCACCATCGGTTCGGTGGCGGCCTACACCGCGCGGTCCACCTTCGCCGGAAACCTGTTCCAGGCCGGCGGAATCGCCACCCCGGACAGCGGTCCGGGCACCGACGCCGCGCAGATCGCGGCCGCGTTCAAGGACAGTGGCGCGAGCGTGGTGTGCCTGTGCGGCAACGACAAGGCATACGCCGAGCACGCCGCCCCGATCGCCGAGGCACTCAAAGCCGCAGGCGCGCAACGGATCTGGCTCGCGGGCAAGCCCGGTGAGCGGGCCGAGTCGGACAAGGCCGCCGGTATCGACGACTACATCTTCGCCGGGTGTGACGCGCTGGGCGTCCTCCGCGGCACGCTCTCCGAACTGGGGGTGGCTTTCTGATGCCGCGCAACCTGATTCCGGACTTCGGCCGGGTCGAACTGGGCAGTCCGGCCGCCGCCACCGATCCGGCAGGCTGGCGTTCCGCGCTCACCGAGGCCACCGGCAAGGACGCCGAGAACCTGGTGTGGGACACGCCGGAGGGCATCGCGGTCAACCCGCTCTACACCGCCGCGGACACCGCCGACCTGGACTTCCTCGGCACCTACCCGGGCATGGCGCCGTTCCTGCGCGGGCCGTACCCGACGATGTATGTCAACCAGCCCTGGACCATCCGCCAGTACGCGGGTTTCTCCACCGCCGCGGAGTCCAACGCCTTCTACCGCCGCAACCTGGCCGCCGGGCAGAAGGGCCTGTCGGTGGCCTTCGACCTGCCCACCCACCGCGGTTACGACAGCGATCACCCCCGGGTGCCCGGCGATGTCGGCATGGCAGGCGTGGCGATCGACTCGATCTACGACATGCGCCAGCTCTTCGACGGCATCCCGCTGGACAAGATGAGCGTGTCGATGACCATGAACGGCGCGGTGCTGCCCGTGCTGGCGCTCTACATCGTGGCCGCCGAGGAGCAGGGGGTGGCGCCGGAGCAGCTGGCCGGGACCATCCAGAACGACATCCTCAAGGAGTTCATGGTCCGCAACACCTACATCTACCCGCCGCAGCCCTCGATGCAGATCATCTCCGACATCTTCTCCTTCACCTCGCAGAAGATGCCCCGGTACAACTCGATCTCCATCTCCGGCTACCACATCCAGGAGGCCGGGGCCACCGCCGACCTGGAGCTGGCCTACACCCTGGCCGACGGGGTGGAGTACCTGCGCGCGGGCAAGGGCGCCGGGCTGGACATCGACGCGTTCGCGCCGCGGCTGAGCTTCTTCTGGGCCATCGGGATGAACTTCTTCATGGAGGTCGCCAAGCTGCGTGCGGCCCGGCTGCTGTGGGCCAGGCTGGTCAAGCAGTTCGACCCGAAGAACGCCAAATCGCTGTCCCTGCGCACACATTCGCAGACCTCGGGCTGGTCGCTGACCGCGCAGGACGTGTTCAACAACGTGGTGCGCACCTGCGTGGAGGCGATGGCGGCCACCCAGGGCCACACACAGTCCTTGCACACCAACGCCCTGGACGAGGCGCTGGCGCTGCCCACCGACTTCTCCGCGCGCATCGCCCGCAACACCCAGCTGCTGCTGCAACAGGAATCCGGCACCACGCGGGTGATCGACCCCTGGGGTGGCAGCAACTACGTGGAACGACTGACCTACGACCTGGCGCGCCGCGCGTGGAGCCACATCGAGGAGGTCGAGGCCGCCGGTGGGATGGCCAAGGCCATCGACGAGGGCATCCCGAAGCTGCGGGTGGAGGAGGCCGCGGCCCGTACCCAGGCGCGGATCGACTCCGGACGGCAGCCGGTGATCGGCGTCAACAAGTACCGGGTCACCGCGGATGAGGCGATCGAGGTGCTCAAGGTGGACAACAAGGGCGTGTACGCCCAGCAGGTGGACAAGCTGCGCAGGCTGCGCGAGGAACGCGACGGCGCGGTCACCCAGTCCACTTTGGACGCTCTCACCAAGGCCGCTGGCGACGCCCGTGAGGGCAGGCGCGGGCCGGGGCTGGAGCAGAACCTGTTGGCACTGGCCATCAACGCCGCCAGGGCCAAGGCCACCGTCGGGGAGATCTCCGACGCGCTGGAGAAGGTATACGGTCGTCACTCCGGTCAGATCAGGGTGATCTCCGGGGTCTACCGGGAGGAGGCCGGGGCGGTGAGCAACATCGACCGCACCCGCAAGGCCGCCGAGGCGTTCGAGGAGGCCGAGGGCCGCAGGCCGCGGATCCTGGTCGCCAAGATGGGCCAGGACGGCCACGACCGCGGCCAGAAGGTCATCGCGACCGCCTTCGCCGACCTGGGCTTCGACGTGGACGTCGGCCCGCTGTTCCAGACCCCCGCCGAGGTCGCCCTGCAAGCGATCGAGGCCGACGTGCACATCGTCGGCGTCTCCAGCCTGGCCGCCGGACACCTCACCCTGGTGCCCGCGCTGCGCCAGGAACTGGAGACCCTGGGCCGCGAGGACATCCTGATCGTGGTCGGCGGCGTCATCCCGCCCCAGGACTTCGACGAGCTGCGCGCCGCCGGGGCCGCCGCGATCTTCCCGCCGGGCACGGTGATCGCCGACGCCGCCATGGACCTGCTGCAGGTCCTGTCCGACCGCCAGCAGAGCTGATGCGCGGCCCCATCGACATCGGCGCGTACGCCGAAGGAGTCCTTGCCAGCGACCGGGCCTGGGTCGCCCGCGCGGTGACCCTGGTCGAGTCCAGGCGCGCCGACCACCGGGTCGCCGCCCAGACCCTGCTCACCGAGCTGCAACCCCACGCCGGCAAGGCCAGACGAGCAGGCATCACCGGCGTCCCCGGCGCGGGCAAGTCCACCTTCATCGACGCCCTGGGCAGCAGTCTCACCGCCCAAGGCCACCGGGTGGCGGTGCTCGCGGTAGACCCGTCCTCCACGAAGAGCGGCGGCAGCATCCTGGGCGACAAAACCAGGATGACCCGCCTCTCCGCCGACCCCAACGCCTTCGTCCGCCCCAGCCCCACCGCGGGCACCCTGGGCGGGGTCGCCAAGGCGACCAGGGAAACCATCGTGGTGATGGAAGCGGCGGGCTACGACGTGGTCCTGGTCGAAACCGTTGGCGTAGGCCAGTCCGAGGTCACCGTCGCCGACATGGTCGACACCTTCCTCCTACTGACCCTGGCCCGCACCGGCGACCAGCTGCAGGGCATCAAGAAGGGCGTCCTGGAGCTGGCCGACGTCATCGCGGTCAACAAGGCCGACGGCGACCACGCCAAGGAAGCCGCCCGAGCCGCCCGGGAACTCGCGGGCGCCCTGCGGCTGCTGCGCGCACCGGATTCCACCTGGGACACCCCTGTTCTCACCTGCAGCGCCCGGGACGACCAGGGCGTGGACGAGGTGTGGGCGCAAGTGATCCGGCACCGGGACCAGCTTTCGGCCAGCGGCGACCTGGATGCCAAGCGGCGCAACCAGTTGCTGGGCTGGACGTGGGCGATGGTGCATGACCGGTTGCTGCATGACCTGCACGGGCATCCGGGGGTGCGGGAGCTGGCGCCGGAGCTGACCAGTCAGGTGGCGGAGGGCACGATGACTCCGGCCCAGGCGGCACAACGGATTCTGGAGACTTTTCAGGGGAGCGGGGAGTAGGGCGAAGCCCGAGGCAGGCGTTACGGGCAAGCGGGCGAAGCCCGAAGCGGTGAGTGCTGGGGGCAGGCGGGCGAAGCCCGGGAACGCTGCGGCTAGGCGGTTCTGACGCCCCGCGACCGGGCGAAGCCCGCACACAGGCAGCCGGGGTGGCTTTTCAAACCCCACCTGAGCGGTTCCCCATCCCCGTCAGCCTGGAGAGGACACACCGCATCCTGGGCGCGCGGACCCGCAACCCGCCGCCGCCCTAGCTTCCCAACCGCAGGGGTCTGCGCGCCCAGGATGTGGTTTGGTATCGGAAGGCTGACGGGGATGGGGAACCGCACGAGCACTGCTCTCTGCCTGTGACTTTGAACCTCCCCCCATCCTTTGATTCCTGCCCGTCCGGCGAGGACGCCCTTGATCTTGATCTTCGCTCGAAGCCCTGAGGACGCAACTCACCACTTCGAGCACCCGCATCACGCTGCTGGCGGTACGAACTGAACACGAAAGTTGCTTACCGTAGTTGAGCAGGCACAGCATGCGATCATCGGAGGCTGCTATGGCAGGTTGTGGTTGTTGCGCCAAGTGCACCGGCTGCGGGGACAACTGCTGCCCCAACTGCTGACCAAACCCACTGCTGATCAACCGAGCCGAACGGTGTGTCACCCGGTCACGGGGGGCACACCGTTCCGTTCGTCGGGGCCTTGCCCTCGACCAGGAACAGCCTGCTCGCCTCGTTCACACACGCCGACTTCGCGAACGCGCCATGACCCGCGCCCTGCCAGTTGACCTGCACCGCCGAGGCCAGCGCCTCCGCCGTCTTCGTCGTACCCGGCAACGGCGTGATCGCGTCCTTCTCCGTCCCCAGCACCAGCATCGGCGGCGCCTCGGGCGCCCTCGGCACCGGTAGCGGCTGCGCGGGCACCGGCCAGGGCATGCACCAGGCCAGCTCGTGCGCGCTCATCGCGCCGAAGATCGGGTACTTGGCCGACCACTCCTGGGCCAGGGTGGCCGCACGGGCCGGGTCGACCCGGGTCGTGGTGTCGTTGCAGGTGGTCACCAGGCCGCCGTCAAGCCTGATCATGTCGCGGTCGGGGCCGTTCCACAGCGGGATGACGAAGCTCTCCAGGCCGCTGACGTCGCCGTCCCTGGCCTTGACGATCGCGTCGGCCAGTTCGGGCCAGCGCAGGCGGTCGGCCAGGCCTGCCGCGATGGCGCGCAACGCGGTGCCCGCCTGGAAGGTGATCCGGGCGCCGCGCACCGGCTGGGCGCGCAGCTTGTCCAGCACCGCGGTGACCACCTGGTCGGGGGCGGCGCCCAGGGCACAGCCCCGGGTGGCGCAGTCGGCGGTGAAGGCGGCGAAGGTGTCCTTGAGGCCGGAGGCGCGGGCCTCGGCCTGGCCGACGGCGTCCACGCTGGGGTCGGGGGAGCCGTCCAGCACGAACCGGCCCACCTCGTTGCTGAACCGCTCGGCGAAGGCGGTCAGCACCCGGGAGGCGTCGCCGCGGGCCACCGCGTTCAGCCGGGGCACGCCGAGCGCCTCACGCAGCGAGTTCATGTCGTTGGCGGTCCGCCAGGTGTCGTAGGCGCCGAGCTGCTCGTCCAGGTCCAGCATGCATTCCTGGGCGGCGTCCCTGGTGGTGTCCAGCAGCTGGCCCAGGGTGGCGGCGTCGGTGACCGCCGGGTCGAAGCCGACCATCGCGGTGCGCGAGGGCTGGTTGACGCAGCGCACGCCGTCGGAGTCGCCGGTGCCGCGCCGGTCGACGCCGATCAGGTGGTAGACGTCCAGGATCTCCTTGGGCAGCTGCCCGGCCAGCCGCACCGCGTACAGCGAACCGGGCTCGCCAAGGGCGTCGTTGAGCACCACCAGCGGCTGCTTGCCGTCGCCGATCTTGGTCAGCTGGACCCGGTTGCTGCCCCGGCCGGGCCGGGTCGGCGAGTCCAGCGTGGTGCTCAGCTTCGCGCAGCCCACCCGGAGTCCGTTGACACCACCGAGTTTGCGGTTGACCGTGTCCGTGCAGTCGGTCCAGGACAGCGCGCTGTCCTGCGGTTCGGTCAGCGGCGGGATCGGCTTCTGCGGCGCGGAGGTGGTCGGCTGCCCGGGTCCACCGGCGCCGGCGCCATCGTGCGCGACCGCGGGACGATCAGAGGGGCCGACCGCGCAGGCGGACAGGGCCAGCGTGCAGACCACGGCCATCGCGCCGACGCTGATGGAGGCTCGACGGCGCGGCACTGATGATCTCCCCAAGGTCTGCTGGCAGGCTCGTCGCAGCTTGGCACGCCAGGGGTGAGGCCGGGGTGAACGCGCACAACGGCCAACCTGGCGTACGACAACGGCCAACGTGGCGTACGAGAACGGCCAACACGGCGTACGAGAACGGCCAACACGGCGGGGTGGGGTCAGGCGGGTTTGACTTCGCCGGAGAGGACTGAGTCGAGGTTGTAGCGGGCGGGCTGGTCGAGTTGGTCGTAGCGGCAGGAGGTGGCCTCGCGGTCGGGGCGCCAGCGGAGGAATTGGCCGTTGTGGCGCAGGCGGGCGGGGGCGCCGCCTTCGGTTTGGGTGTAGGCGATCTCGACCACGCGTTCGGGGCGCAGCGGGATCCAGGTGGCCTCGTTGCTGCGCCAGCGGTTGATCGCGCCGGGCAGGCGCTGGCCCTCGGACTCGCCGGTCAGCCAGGGGTGCGCGTCCTCGGCGCCCTCGCG contains:
- the mutA gene encoding methylmalonyl-CoA mutase small subunit, yielding MTLPGEQLSLAAEFPQPGLEQWRELVAGVLRKSGVTELPEFPESRLSRTTYDGIKVNPLYTRDDAAPQTGLPGLAPYTRGSRPEGAVAGGWDIRQRHSHPDPATAREAVLADLESGVSSLWLTLGGDALPIAALPQVLDGVYLDLAPIVLDAGADTEAAAEALFALAAQRGVADTELTGNLGADPLGLRARTGADTDVPAAAALAARVAAKYPGLRALTVDATVFHDAGGSDAEELGASLAVATAYLRALTEAGLDIDAAFGQLEFRYAATADQFLTIAKFRAARRLWARVGEVCQASEPAQRQHAVTSTAMMTARDPWVNMLRTTLACFGAGVGGADSVTVQPFDACLGLPDDFARRIARNTQSLLVEESHVARVIDPAGGSWYVERLTEDLATAAWAFFTEIERAGGFETALADGLIESRLTATQAKRAKRIAHRKDAITGVSEFPNLTEKLPVRQPNPAPPTGGLPRVRYAQDFEDLRTAADNAPQRPTVFLATIGSVAAYTARSTFAGNLFQAGGIATPDSGPGTDAAQIAAAFKDSGASVVCLCGNDKAYAEHAAPIAEALKAAGAQRIWLAGKPGERAESDKAAGIDDYIFAGCDALGVLRGTLSELGVAF
- the scpA gene encoding methylmalonyl-CoA mutase → MPRNLIPDFGRVELGSPAAATDPAGWRSALTEATGKDAENLVWDTPEGIAVNPLYTAADTADLDFLGTYPGMAPFLRGPYPTMYVNQPWTIRQYAGFSTAAESNAFYRRNLAAGQKGLSVAFDLPTHRGYDSDHPRVPGDVGMAGVAIDSIYDMRQLFDGIPLDKMSVSMTMNGAVLPVLALYIVAAEEQGVAPEQLAGTIQNDILKEFMVRNTYIYPPQPSMQIISDIFSFTSQKMPRYNSISISGYHIQEAGATADLELAYTLADGVEYLRAGKGAGLDIDAFAPRLSFFWAIGMNFFMEVAKLRAARLLWARLVKQFDPKNAKSLSLRTHSQTSGWSLTAQDVFNNVVRTCVEAMAATQGHTQSLHTNALDEALALPTDFSARIARNTQLLLQQESGTTRVIDPWGGSNYVERLTYDLARRAWSHIEEVEAAGGMAKAIDEGIPKLRVEEAAARTQARIDSGRQPVIGVNKYRVTADEAIEVLKVDNKGVYAQQVDKLRRLREERDGAVTQSTLDALTKAAGDAREGRRGPGLEQNLLALAINAARAKATVGEISDALEKVYGRHSGQIRVISGVYREEAGAVSNIDRTRKAAEAFEEAEGRRPRILVAKMGQDGHDRGQKVIATAFADLGFDVDVGPLFQTPAEVALQAIEADVHIVGVSSLAAGHLTLVPALRQELETLGREDILIVVGGVIPPQDFDELRAAGAAAIFPPGTVIADAAMDLLQVLSDRQQS
- the meaB gene encoding methylmalonyl Co-A mutase-associated GTPase MeaB, which produces MRGPIDIGAYAEGVLASDRAWVARAVTLVESRRADHRVAAQTLLTELQPHAGKARRAGITGVPGAGKSTFIDALGSSLTAQGHRVAVLAVDPSSTKSGGSILGDKTRMTRLSADPNAFVRPSPTAGTLGGVAKATRETIVVMEAAGYDVVLVETVGVGQSEVTVADMVDTFLLLTLARTGDQLQGIKKGVLELADVIAVNKADGDHAKEAARAARELAGALRLLRAPDSTWDTPVLTCSARDDQGVDEVWAQVIRHRDQLSASGDLDAKRRNQLLGWTWAMVHDRLLHDLHGHPGVRELAPELTSQVAEGTMTPAQAAQRILETFQGSGE
- a CDS encoding alpha/beta hydrolase, whose amino-acid sequence is MPRRRASISVGAMAVVCTLALSACAVGPSDRPAVAHDGAGAGGPGQPTTSAPQKPIPPLTEPQDSALSWTDCTDTVNRKLGGVNGLRVGCAKLSTTLDSPTRPGRGSNRVQLTKIGDGKQPLVVLNDALGEPGSLYAVRLAGQLPKEILDVYHLIGVDRRGTGDSDGVRCVNQPSRTAMVGFDPAVTDAATLGQLLDTTRDAAQECMLDLDEQLGAYDTWRTANDMNSLREALGVPRLNAVARGDASRVLTAFAERFSNEVGRFVLDGSPDPSVDAVGQAEARASGLKDTFAAFTADCATRGCALGAAPDQVVTAVLDKLRAQPVRGARITFQAGTALRAIAAGLADRLRWPELADAIVKARDGDVSGLESFVIPLWNGPDRDMIRLDGGLVTTCNDTTTRVDPARAATLAQEWSAKYPIFGAMSAHELAWCMPWPVPAQPLPVPRAPEAPPMLVLGTEKDAITPLPGTTKTAEALASAVQVNWQGAGHGAFAKSACVNEASRLFLVEGKAPTNGTVCPP